AAGAGGAGAAATTAAGGGCTTAAACATACTTTGTTCGTGACAGAGTCATGTCATGATACTGATCTGTGTCTCAGACGTCATTCAGCTCAGCTCATTTCCAGCGAAtcggacagtttttttttgtgtgcgtacgtgtggaAATTACTGCATTTTTGCTTATCTCTGTGTCTTCATCAGTTGTGGTAAAATGATATAGTAAAATAAGATACTAAAAATTGTTCAGAAATACATTCTAGAATAATACTTTTAGACAAACCAAAACACCTGAGTCTGAAACTATATACAACAATTGATATTAcattaaaagtaattaaaaatcaTGGCTTGTATGATTGTGCATAAACTTCATAGTCAAGACCATCACAGCTGCATCCAAATTATAAGTAAGACTAAGACAGAAATCAACTTAAATGTCAATACAATGACGGGAGTGGGTGAGCAGGTATTAGAGGAGCAGTAGCccaatattcaaatatttgtgTACACAGCAAATTTTAGCCTTTGGAATAAACTCTCTGGGAGTTCAAATCAACTCAATTTGAGTGTACATGTGTGACCATCAAATAAACTCTAGGGCAGAGTTAAAGTAACTATTTTGTAGGAGTTGATCCTTTAACCCTTTTCAGGAGTTAAAACTGAACTATTGTGGTAGTTCAACACTAATCCCATGTAGAGTAAAATAGAACTCTAACCTTGAGTCAATTTTAATGTTAACTCCTTCATAGTGTTAACAATCAACACTTACAAagtatgttttatttaacactTATAGAgttgatataaaataaaaagattttagGTGAAAAAGACTACATTtaacaaaaatacaatacacCATTATTActacaaatatttatttgtattgacAAATCCATACAGTGTTTAACAATCCATGCTTGGATACTTACTTGTGTAacaagttatattttgaatagaAGTGCTTTATTTACTCACagcatgaacattttttttcagcaaaCATTCACTTCAACAATACAACTTTCTATAACAACATACAATGTGAATCACACCCATAGCACATTTGGGCAATATACCATTATTActacaaatatttatttgtattgacAAATCCATACAGTGTTTAACAGTCCATGCTACATGGATACTTACTTGTGTAacaagttatattttgaatagaAGTGCTTTCTTTACTCACAGTGTGAAAAAATGTTTCAGCAAACATTCACTTAAACAATACAACTTtctaaaacaacataaaaatgtgAATCACACCCATAGGACATTTGGGCATCAAACGATTTGAAATGCTTTAGTCTATCCCTTTCTAGAACCAAAACCTTCCTAGGGATGCTTTCACTTATTTGGAAAGAATGGAAATGGTCATGGAAACAAGTTTCATGttcaaccaaaacaaaaacaactttccCATTGTGCAAAATGATAGAGGTTAATTTACTGAACACTGGCATGTTTTCATCAGTGCTTGTGCAAACAAAGAGGCCAACACGATATTCAACTCCACAATTTACCCAGTTTGTGAGGTTGACAGTGGCTTGTGTATCAATGTGCAGATATGCAGATATATCTTCTGCATATTCTAGTGTCTCAAGTAAACACAGTTTGACTGGACCAGATTCAACCGCTTTTGAAGTTAAGCATTCCCAATGATAAGCTACTGCAAATTGGTGTTTCTTTGCAAGTGACACTGTCAAATTCTTAAAGTTCTTCACACAATCTTTGAAAAATTTGTGTTTGGCTTCCAGTTTCATAGTCCAGATATGAATGAGTGGTCCAATTTTTCGAATGCACCTTGGATAGTGGACCATGAAATGATGTTTTGGTAACAAGTTCTTTGATGGATACAGTTCTTTGAAGAGTTTGTGATGTTCAATAATCAGGTGCTTTAAGTACACAGTCATTCCTTCAGTGATTGAGTATGAGAACACAATGTTTATAATGttcagcaacaacagcaacaagtGCCAGTGCAAATCATCCTCTGGTACCAGGTCACCAAATATCAAAGGTATGTTTGTGATCAAACACAGTGTTTGTGATGCATTTAACCCTATTCCATGTCCTGCACAGTCAAGGTTAATATTCGTaggcttgtttttcttttccagaTAGCCATAGTTAAAGGCATACATCCTATTTAACAAGCTTTCTTTAGAGATGAAATGttcagtcaaataaaaaaaatagcaacatCACCTCATATTGACCAACCCCTTCCAAAATATCATGCATTATGTCAACTGCATAATTTTCTGcaatattgaaatatttcaatGTATTAAGTATGCTCTTTCTCTTGATGCCAAATGAAGAAGTTAATGTCGGATCATCTACCAAACTCATATAATGCTGATCATTCAGAACTGGTGATCTTAAAGTCAAACTTGGGTCATCTTCTGGGAAAATTGACTGAGCTGAAGATTTATCAATTAAGCAAAATCTACAGAAATAATTTGCAGTAAATGACTCCAAGAACCCAAGAATGGTATGCATACCCAAGTTATCACCAGTAATTTGTGCAAGAGTGCCACATATAGAAACATCAGCAAATGGTACTGCAACCCCAGTAGTCTCTAATATTTCATCAATTCCGTATTTCTTAGCATCTTGTGCATGAAACAATGACACAAGATGAATGTTCATTAAGGCAGAATTCAAGATTTCTAAGGATAAAGTAAAAGCAGCCAACTTTATGTATACCTTTTTTTGAACCTAGTGGATTTGCACACTCAAAGTCGTCATAGTACAGTTGGATTTGAAGGGCAAACTTACTACTCGAAAACAAAGGATGACTTTTGAAGTAGCTTCCATCACAGAAGTCCTCATATTTATCACACTGAGTACATGTTTGCATCATCTCACAAATACTTTACTTCTTGAAAATGAACTGGAGTGATTTCAGTGTGGGAATATATATGAACTTGTCATTGATTGGAACTTGCTCATAGGTTCCAGTTTTGCTATTTTGTCTGGTATCATACCTTACTCTTAGGCGCTGTTCAACTGGCTGTACAATATCCCATTTTTCCCTGAAATACTTCTTCCATTTGCTATCTGTATTCAACTGGCTAAAAGGGTTGTCCATACTTTTAAAAAGCTCTTCTACGGCTGATCTGGAGGGATTGTAACCTGGAAGTAAGTTCAATACTTGGTCCTGAATATTAGACTGCAAATCTTCCACAAATTCCTGTAAATTTTCAATTGTAGAAAGAATTACAGTATTGGGTACACCGCTTCCCAAAAGTTTGGCTATGATGGAGGCACACATATCTTTGCTGTGAGTTGACAGTGAAGGGCCTGCTTCAACATTTTGGCATTGTGATGAAGTAGAGGGTGTTTCATCATTTAAGCACTGAGAATGATTGTGCATTTGAGTGTCATAGTTGGAAGGGGTTTCATGAGGTACACATGTGTTGTCAGTAGGATCATGTATCTTAATTAATATTCTAAATCCAGAATAACTTGAAAATTGCAAGCAACATCCTATTTGACCACATTTTAGTCTCCAATTTTTCCCAGAATACATTGCATGAATTAGTTTGAGATGCCTGAACCGAAGTAAAACTGTATCAAAGGATGACGCACAAAGGATACATCTGAACATGTTTGCTGCTTTAGCAAATTAGTGCTTGTTTAACAACTTTGCTCTTAACTCTTTGACTCTTGGAGTTTCTTCTGTTGTCCCTATATCGATATTGTACAGAGTAGTCTGCAGGAATCTGTACAAGCTCGACAGAGCATCATCATATCGCACACTGAAAACAAAATGGGACTTGAACAGCTCATCAAATGCGCCCAGAGATGTAGAAGACTGACATGGAAGAAGCTTTCTATCCAAGACTATGTAGAAGGTGAAAACCTGTGCTTTTGAAGTCCCCGTGGCCAGCAGATACGGCTGGGGGTTTCCTTCGATCGTCATGAGATGTTCTTCAAGGCTGTGGCAAGACTGAAACACAAAGGAAAACACCTTCACATAAgccattagtttaaaaaatagacacaatttgaaattgaattctATTGTTTTGACAAACCTTGTGAAATTTAACCAAATGATCAGTTGCCTCTCCAACACTGATCTTTTTGGGCCGCTTCCTTCCAGCTGGTTGAGGAGTTAGCAGATGGAGCAATACAAGAAGAGATGCCATGTTGCTGTCCCACTCTGCAGACAGGGTAACACAATTTAATCAAGAATGCATTTATTCACACTTCTACCTCATGGAGGTCAAGGTTACCCATCTTCTGCTATTCATTTAACCTCTTAAACATCACTGCTCAGAGTAGGCCAATCAACACAAACTTGTGCTGGTTTTGGTGAATATTTCCACTTAAAAGAATAGTGCAGCTATTAAATTGAGTCTTATGTTTGAATATTTCAGAGTCAAACTATCACAGAGCTTCAATGAAGAGCTGCAACAACATGACACAGCCTACCAGATGTAGGTGACACTGTCAGACAGGATTGTCCAACTGTATGTCCAGCTGAAATCAAATTTAGTTTTCCCTTTTGTAGTCAAAAGTAATGTTAACGTGTTATTCAAATGTattaagagaaagaaagaaggtcTTTATATTAgtaatgctcttttttttgtaagcagttgagattttttgacagtatgACTGCCAGTACCTGGCTCATCAGCAGTGTCAGATTCTTCATTCAGGGCagatttcagctgttttttCAGGAGAGACGTCTCTCTGAGGGTCCTGGCCTCTTGAATGACTTTGTCTTTAAAACTGGTGTTCCATTTTTCCAGGAACCTGGAAGCAGTCTCTGCTCCAAACATCATCAAGAAGTCTTGCAAAATCTGATAAAAAATAGAAAGACCTTCATTTAAATAACTTAAAGTAAAGCAAGTAGATTACATACACGTTTTTTCAAATTCACACTAGTTACTTACCAGTCCCTTAGTGTCCAAGAAACGAGGAAGCATTTGAAGTATGTCTGCCGATTGCTGTGGGTCATGGAGCATCTTTTGCCGATAATGGAATGTTCCTTTCATCTTCTGGAAGACAAAGTCACGGTCAGTGATGTGGTGAAGAAGAGACATGGCCTCCATACATTCATCTCCTGTTTGCTGGTCATCTATGGATCCAGATGTTCTTGACGATGTGggacctcctttcagctccactCTGTTACGGGATGCAGATGAGCTTTTGGATTGACGCTGCACAGTTTTTATACGCCACTCAAGAAAGCCTTTGTTGCTCTGCATGTCATAGAAATGTTCCTGAAGATAAAAGAGTATTTCTGGTTGGAAGGCAGACAATAACAAGTTTGTGATGGATGTAGTGTATATATGCTGTATACACAAAAGATCAACAAACCAAAATGGAACTGCCAACATTAGTTTACAGTATGGCTACAATGCAAACTCACATATCCCTTTTTTGAGTATGGGTCTTTCAAAAATGGGAAGAGCGACACAATCCCAAAGGCATGAAACTCCTTTGTTGCTTTACTTACAGCTCTcctgaaaaaaagcaaatgttttGAATGTAATAGCATTCTTGCCTCTTCTACAAATATGAATTTCAGGCTATTAacattaagggccctattttaatgatctaagcccggggtgtcaaactcattttcacaaagggccacactggaaaaagagaatcccaccaagggccagacatgtagagttgattgacgtgcttttgttacggcatgtcactttctttttttacattttggtagttTTTTTTCAGCTAGCTATAAGTTAGCTAGCAAGTTTTTCCTAGCAAAAAATATACTAATGTGTTACACTGACAAGTTAAAACTAAAGAAATGCGGTATATAAAGAAAGTACATTTACAAGAGAGTCCTTTACAGACTGACCTAACGTTATAgtttgagaaataaaatggcACATGTTACGTTACCTGCCTCACAACGAAGTCCAAGTGAAGGCTGTTCGGCGCGGCAGCAACAAAGCTGTAACGTCAATGTGCGTTATGAACATAGGTTATGAATCATTGTTATGAATCAACACCAGTTGGCTAGTTGAATCACGTACCTCAACACCCAATGAATGAACACCAAAATATAACACCATCAAAGAGTATCCCTGTACAAAACCTGTAGGCTAATTTAGAAAATAAACTCAAAAATCTAATTTTATTCTCAGAGATCATCTTACATCCATCACATCACACAAGTCGTAGATACTCAAAtcacttgtttgtttttctttttcatatacACTGAAAGCAAAGGAATCACTGGTCCTCAAATGTGTCCTCTGATTGTGGGCCCATTGACTTATTTGCCAGTTGTGTTAACTGTAACTGCAGATACTTGATAATGTGAAGTAAAtgcaatatatttatatttatattcaagacaatcaagaaaacaatttaaagaaagagaaaaagagacttcagatacagtatagggGACCACTATTTCTATATAAAGGcaccaaagagcaccatgtcatgggacctttaaaattagACACAAGAAGGCTATATACTATATTTACTAATAAGCAGCTTTGCAACTCTTGTTGGGTGCTGTTGTGAATATGATTAGCTATGTTTGAGTAAAGGAGTGCCTGTGTgtatttcatgaaacccaaggacgctttacacaGGTACAGGAGGACAAGGGAAAAGAGTACAATAcgaatagtaggccaacacaaacacggacgcTTAATGGAAGCTGGACGTAATTTGATGTCagctactgacgtacaaccacattgtgcattataaagttattttatgaatgaaatagacatattacatacattaCAACCACCTTATATTATACATTATTATACAttcaaggtggagggtgggggtttggccttgaccaactgccactttgctcgtttgaaagccacgatgtctctctctcatgggcgggccaaattctctgggcgagccaagcagagaaaggggaggtaaccttgctccttatgacctcataaggagaagattccagatcggcccatctgtgagctttcattttctcaaaggcagagcaggatacccagggctcggtttacacctatcaccatttctagccactggggggccatgggcaggctgggggaacacatgttattgttaaaaaatctcataaagtgaaattttcataccatgggacctttaattgttATTATCATAGGCTACTTCagttttttattctattttattataCCTATTTGGATTCTGTTTAGATCgtatttgttgtattgtttgttAATTCATTTATGTTGTTCCTTTTAGTGCATTTCATTGCGCAATGTAACTTTGTGATGATGACAACAAACCTCGACCTTCAAGGTCGCTGCTTGTGACTACCACTAGTTAGAGACCGACCTTTATTTTGAAGAACCGGAAGTTCCAGTGTTTTGGTAACGGCTGCGGAAGAAGTGGTCATTTGGCCGATATCTCGTCCAAGCAGTAGTTTCCCATCAAAACCCGATACTAATTCAACGACAAATGTAACGTTAACCGTTTCACAGAAATTCACAATGGGGTTTACACCGAGACGCTTTCTTGGTGTTAAACCGTCGAAAGCGCTCCTGTTGTTGCCTTTTCTGTTGACATTCTTGCTCGTCGGGAGCCAAGGCGAGAGCAGTGCGATGGACAACGTCTCAACTGAGAGGCTGGCTGAGGAAAGCCACCGACAGGACAGTGCCAATCTACTCATATTCATAATGCTTTTAACACTCACCATTTTAACTATATGGCTGTTCAAACACAGGCGATTTAGGTTCCTGCACGAAACTGGACTAGCCATGATCTATGGTAAGACTGCTAATGTTGATGTCAATCATCTTAGCGTTAATGCTAGCTGGCTATGATAAGCTAAGTTGACAGCTTATTTTCAGCTTTCAAGCTACACGGTGGAGGCTTCCTGTGATATATGATATATTAGTATACGCAGGTGTTGAAGGAATGCATAGAAAATATGTATCCAGTATTAACGTTAACGTAACTCTCCATATTAACTGCATTGTGATTGTGGAATTGTCATTTTGTGGTCTTTTTTTTGCGAGTTCGTCGTCAATCAGCTGTCAAATTAACAAATTAGTAACAGCTAAAATTGttgtaaaatataagacattaaAGTAGCTAGAATTAAAGCTACTTATCATCCCCTTTAACTAATCCTACACCTGCACCCATAGTGTTTTCAATCTATGCCTACACCACCATAAGTCATTTTCACTATGCAGTGAG
This genomic interval from Perca flavescens isolate YP-PL-M2 chromosome 13, PFLA_1.0, whole genome shotgun sequence contains the following:
- the LOC114566987 gene encoding uncharacterized protein LOC114566987 isoform X1, which translates into the protein MLLHSKHLLFFRRAVSKATKEFHAFGIVSLFPFLKDPYSKKGYEHFYDMQSNKGFLEWRIKTVQRQSKSSSASRNRVELKGGPTSSRTSGSIDDQQTGDECMEAMSLLHHITDRDFVFQKMKGTFHYRQKMLHDPQQSADILQMLPRFLDTKGLILQDFLMMFGAETASRFLEKWNTSFKDKVIQEARTLRETSLLKKQLKSALNEESDTADEPEWDSNMASLLVLLHLLTPQPAGRKRPKKISVGEATDHLVKFHKSCHSLEEHLMTIEGNPQPYLLATGTSKAQVFTFYIVLDRKLLPCQSSTSLGAFDELFKSHFVFSVRYDDALSSLYRFLQTTLYNIDIGTTEETPRVKELRAKLLNKH
- the LOC114566987 gene encoding uncharacterized protein LOC114566987 isoform X3; its protein translation is MYAFNYGYLEKKNKPTNINLDCAGHGIGLNASQTLCLITNIPLIFGDLVPEDDLHWHLLLLLLNIINIVFSYSITEGMTVYLKHLIIEHHKLFKELYPSKNLLPKHHFMVHYPRCIRKIGPLIHIWTMKLEAKHKFFKDCVKNFKNLTVSLAKKHQFAVAYHWECLTSKAVESGPVKLCLLETLEYAEDISAYLHIDTQATVNLTNWVNCGVEYRVGLFVCTSTDENMPVFSKLTSIILHNGKVVFVLVEHETCFHDHFHSFQISESIPRKVLVLERDRLKHFKSFDAQMSYGCDSHFYVVLESCIV
- the LOC114566987 gene encoding uncharacterized protein LOC114566987 isoform X2, coding for MLAVPFWFVDLLCIQHIYTTSITNLLLSAFQPEILFYLQEHFYDMQSNKGFLEWRIKTVQRQSKSSSASRNRVELKGGPTSSRTSGSIDDQQTGDECMEAMSLLHHITDRDFVFQKMKGTFHYRQKMLHDPQQSADILQMLPRFLDTKGLILQDFLMMFGAETASRFLEKWNTSFKDKVIQEARTLRETSLLKKQLKSALNEESDTADEPEWDSNMASLLVLLHLLTPQPAGRKRPKKISVGEATDHLVKFHKSCHSLEEHLMTIEGNPQPYLLATGTSKAQVFTFYIVLDRKLLPCQSSTSLGAFDELFKSHFVFSVRYDDALSSLYRFLQTTLYNIDIGTTEETPRVKELRAKLLNKH